From one Mytilus edulis chromosome 1, xbMytEdul2.2, whole genome shotgun sequence genomic stretch:
- the LOC139494287 gene encoding uncharacterized protein, producing MEEGSRSDQDVLSLSPHSEWHESKSDCTDLDVADLMVIDEVGPDEDVCPDEEVGPAEEVGPDYQTAGVASGALGPVETHSSVGVDTSIGIYHSEIDEERSGAVAVSKNRLRQCPICGMVSREKTRRHVLKRHLPWFWSGATACWDCCEQEIQASSLARRHTEEHRIGCFFDEEHLHLWCQLVSGSLHLVKSWFGLTDLEGLLQYVLDRQLHETVTSGFSDQEQQLLVFYAQNYSPDRLSHISANPPNHVISLTNWEIMTSLLRRVGPAQQQSLLSCDKFVTYEGAWIVDTVPVLLEPFVFVDSHFHLDLILKRLHFNTFLHMSSRISPAEHNNTFYYGVANYVFPEHWDSWSVQVGAAKSVYVSFGIHPHIAARGVSHKQLEDLDHLLGNYKCVAVGEIGLDFTTRCGCKRCHTPQQCQQRMRDCQEKALLEMLQIAQRRQLPVILHCRDRGSGDAAARVLAIIRSGFAELHYHRHCFDGSIEELREWQSLPNVVFGITGKFLKDTNTNSDAISRILPHQLILESDAPFLSPRSCCEVNHPWNLIDVALAVSQRRNIPLNILNWMANDNALRFYGIPKLRQEPASWGPRPR from the coding sequence ATGGAAGAGGGGTCTCGTTCAGACCAAGATGTGTTGTCACTGAGTCCACACAGCGAGTGGCATGAAAGTAAATCCGATTGTACCGATCTTGACGTGGCAGATCTAATGGTTATAGATGAAGTAGGGCCAGATGAAGACGTATGTCCAGATGAAGAAGTAGGTCCAGCTGAAGAAGTAGGTCCAGATTACCAGACTGCTGGTGTAGCTTCTGGGGCCCTAGGCCCTGTTGAGACACACAGCAGTGTTGGTGTAGATACTAGTATTGGTATATACCATAGTGAGATCGATGAGGAGAGAAGCGGTGCGGTAGCAGTCTCGAAAAACAGATTACGACAGTGTCCAATATGTGGGATGGTGTCCAGGGAAAAGACACGCCGTCATGTCCTCAAGAGACACCTTCCATGGTTTTGGTCGGGTGCTACTGCCTGTTGGGATTGCTGTGAGCAGGAAATCCAGGCATCTTCTCTAGCCAGGAGACACACAGAGGAACATAGGATTGGTTGTTTCTTTGATGAAGAACACCTTCATTTGTGGTGCCAGTTGGTGAGTGGCTCTCTTCACCTTGTTAAATCGTGGTTTGGCTTAACAGATCTCGAAGGCTTGTTACAGTATGTACTTGACCGGCAATTACACGAAACAGTCACCAGTGGTTTCAGTGACCAAGAGCAACAGCTACTGGTGTTCTATGCACAGAACTATAGTCCTGACCGCCTGTCGCACATCAGTGCTAACCCTCCCAACCATGTCATCAGTCTGACCAACTGGGAGATTATGACTAGCCTATTACGCAGAGTTGGACCTGCTCAACAACAGTCTCTGTTATCCTGTGATAAATTTGTTACTTATGAGGGTGCATGGATTGTGGACACTGTACCAGTACTTCTAGAGCCATTTGTCTTTGTAGACAGtcattttcatttagatttaaTCCTCAAGAGACtacattttaacacatttttacatATGAGCTCACGAATATCTCCGGCTGAGCATAACAACACCTTTTACTACGGAGTTGCCAACTATGTATTCCCAGAACATTGGGACAGCTGGTCAGTACAAGTTGGAGCTGCAAAGTCAGTGTATGTATCATTCGGAATACATCCCCATATTGCTGCCAGAGGAGTCAGTCACAAGCAACTTGAGGACTTGGACCACCTGTTGGGAAACTACAAGTGCGTAGCAGTCGGCGAAATAGGCCTTGACTTCACAACCAGGTGCGGATGCAAGCGATGTCACACTCCACAGCAATGTCAACAGCGAATGCGGGACTGTCAGGAAAAGGCCTTGTTGGAGATGCTGCAGATCGCACAACGTAGACAGTTGCCTGTCATCTTGCACTGTCGTGATAGAGGTAGTGGTGATGCTGCAGCCCGTGTATTGGCCATCATTCGCAGTGGTTTTGCTGAATTGCACTATCATCGCCATTGCTTTGATGGTAGTATTGAGGAATTGAGAGAATGGCAAAGCCTTCCTAATGTTGTGTTTGGAATCACGGGCAAGTTTCTAAAGGACACGAACACAAACAGTGATGCGATCTCAAGGATCTTACCACATCAGTTAATCCTTGAGTCCGATGCCCCGTTTCTTTCGCCAAGGTCATGTTGTGAGGTGAACCATCCCTGGAATTTGATAGATGTTGCTTTGGCAGTGAGTCAGCGCAGAAACATTCCGTTGAACATTTTAAACTGGATGGCTAATGATAATGCCCTCCGATTCTACGGTATCCCAAAGTTAAGACAAGAGCCAGCTAGCTGGGGCCCTAGGCCTCGTTAG